In one window of Paraflavitalea soli DNA:
- a CDS encoding 2Fe-2S iron-sulfur cluster-binding protein encodes MAEEKKLFKVTIDNITIEVEAGTSILNAARMIGGDVAPPAMCYYSKLKGSGGKCRTCLVEVAAGSTADPRPMPKLVASCRTNVMDGMVVKNITSERVIDARNGVVEFLLINHPLDCPICDQAGECHLQDLSYDHGKEGTRYEFNRRTFQKHDLGPYIQLHMTRCILCYRCVFTADQLTNKRVHGILDRGDHAEIATYIEKSLDNDFIGNVIDVCPVGALTDRTFRFKNRVWFLKPVDAHRDCPKCSGKVTLWNRGDEVYRVTARKDQWGEVEDWICNECRFEKKQTSDWVIEGPTKISRQSVISQGHYVGIKKPKETVVEVMDGRKPRLLMDIHDVSEVNKPNVDLSKIAGPAHSEDFK; translated from the coding sequence ATGGCCGAAGAAAAGAAATTATTTAAGGTTACCATTGATAACATCACCATTGAGGTGGAGGCGGGAACATCGATCCTGAATGCAGCGCGTATGATTGGCGGCGATGTAGCCCCCCCGGCAATGTGCTATTACAGTAAACTGAAAGGCAGCGGCGGTAAATGCCGTACCTGCCTGGTGGAAGTAGCGGCAGGCTCTACAGCCGATCCCCGCCCCATGCCCAAGCTGGTAGCCAGCTGCCGTACCAATGTGATGGATGGAATGGTCGTAAAGAATATTACCAGTGAGCGTGTTATTGACGCCCGTAATGGTGTAGTGGAATTCCTGCTCATCAATCATCCCCTCGATTGCCCCATCTGTGATCAGGCCGGCGAATGTCACCTGCAGGACCTCAGCTACGATCATGGCAAAGAAGGCACCCGTTATGAATTCAACAGGCGCACTTTCCAGAAACACGACCTGGGGCCTTACATCCAACTGCACATGACACGCTGTATCCTGTGCTACCGTTGCGTATTCACCGCCGACCAGCTCACCAACAAACGCGTACATGGTATCCTGGACAGGGGCGACCATGCTGAGATCGCTACCTATATCGAAAAGTCTCTCGACAATGATTTTATAGGAAACGTAATTGATGTGTGCCCCGTAGGTGCCCTCACCGATAGAACTTTCCGTTTCAAGAACCGTGTATGGTTCCTGAAACCCGTAGATGCACACCGCGATTGCCCTAAATGTTCCGGTAAGGTAACCTTATGGAACCGAGGCGATGAAGTGTATCGTGTAACCGCCCGCAAAGACCAATGGGGTGAAGTGGAAGACTGGATCTGTAATGAATGCCGCTTTGAGAAAAAGCAAACCAGCGACTGGGTAATTGAAGGCCCCACCAAAATAAGCCGTCAGTCAGTGATCTCACAAGGACACTATGTAGGCATAAAGAAGCCCAAAGAAACAGTAGTAGAAGTAATGGATGGCCGCAAACCGCGGTTATTAATGGACATACATGATGTGAGTGAAGTAAATAAACCGAATGTAGACCTGTCAAAGATCGCAGGACCTGCCCATTCGGAAGATTTTAAGTAG
- the nuoI gene encoding NADH-quinone oxidoreductase subunit NuoI has protein sequence MQALTNRARPVERKPMTFVERLYLWNIFKGMLITLKHFFKRKATISYPEQTRPFSPVFRGLHVLNRDEQGRERCTACGLCAVACPAEAITMEAAERKPGEENLYREEKYAAKYEINMLRCIFCGLCEEACPKDAIYLSETFAPANYQRKGLIYGKPDLLIPNPQEQPEEYKQALGNRANKQHQAN, from the coding sequence ATGCAAGCATTAACGAACAGAGCGAGACCGGTGGAGCGTAAGCCCATGACCTTTGTGGAGCGGTTATACCTCTGGAATATTTTCAAGGGTATGCTGATCACCCTCAAGCACTTCTTTAAAAGAAAAGCTACTATCAGCTATCCGGAGCAAACACGTCCCTTCAGCCCTGTATTCCGCGGTTTGCACGTATTGAACCGCGATGAGCAAGGACGTGAACGCTGTACAGCTTGCGGCCTCTGTGCTGTAGCCTGCCCTGCAGAAGCCATTACCATGGAAGCAGCAGAGCGTAAACCAGGTGAAGAGAACCTGTATCGTGAAGAGAAGTATGCGGCGAAGTATGAGATCAATATGTTGCGTTGTATCTTTTGTGGTTTGTGTGAAGAAGCCTGCCCAAAAGATGCTATCTATCTGAGTGAAACTTTTGCTCCGGCCAACTACCAGCGCAAAGGTTTAATATATGGTAAACCGGACCTGCTGATACCCAATCCGCAGGAGCAACCCGAAGAATATAAACAAGCATTGGGCAACCGGGCCAATAAGCAACATCAGGCGAACTAA
- a CDS encoding NADH-quinone oxidoreductase subunit J family protein: MSISEILFYFLSVLALGSALMVVISRNPVHSVLWLIVTFFAISGHYIMMNAQFLGIVNLIVYAGAIMVLFLFVIMLMNLNAETEPKKNKWLRMAGIVAGGCLLLVLVAALKDAEVKNSMVQLKEGEIGLIKQLGTVLFTEYVVPFEISSVLFLSAMVGAVVIGKKGD; the protein is encoded by the coding sequence ATGAGCATATCTGAAATATTATTCTACTTTTTAAGCGTACTGGCACTCGGCAGTGCCTTAATGGTTGTCATCAGTCGTAACCCCGTACACAGCGTACTGTGGCTGATCGTTACATTTTTTGCTATTTCCGGACATTATATCATGATGAATGCCCAGTTCCTGGGTATCGTGAACCTCATTGTTTATGCAGGCGCCATCATGGTATTGTTCCTGTTCGTGATCATGTTGATGAACCTCAACGCAGAAACAGAGCCCAAAAAGAACAAGTGGCTGCGGATGGCCGGTATTGTGGCCGGCGGTTGTTTACTGCTGGTACTGGTGGCTGCCCTCAAAGATGCCGAAGTGAAGAATTCCATGGTCCAGCTGAAAGAGGGCGAGATCGGTTTGATCAAGCAATTAGGAACCGTATTGTTCACGGAGTATGTAGTGCCTTTTGAAATAAGCAGCGTACTGTTCCTGAGCGCCATGGTAGGCGCCGTAGTGATTGGTAAGAAGGGAGATTAA
- the nuoL gene encoding NADH-quinone oxidoreductase subunit L: MKNVLQLVWLIPLLPLIGFLINGLLRKQLSKSLTSVIGSGVILGSFVVSLLIFLQVKQGHTAVVNLFDFISVGKLSIPFSFQVDQLSSIFLLIITGVGFLIHVYSAAYMHEEEGQHYARYFAYLNLFVFSMLLLVLGSNYVIMFIGWEGVGLCSYLLIGYWFKNTEYTNAAKKAFVMNRIGDLGFLLAIFWLVNKFGTVTYSGVFSQVAAGAATLDGSAAIVGITLLLFVGATGKSAQIPLYTWLPDAMAGPTPVSALIHAATMVTAGIYMIARSNILYTLAPFTQAIVAVIGLATAIFAASIALKQNDIKKVLAYSTVSQLGYMFLGLGVGAYTGAVFHVMTHAFFKALLFLGAGSVIHAMHHEQDIRKMGGLRKYLPITHITFLLGCIAIAGIPPFSGFFSKDEILAAAYGANKVYWIVGVITAGMTAFYMFRLYATTFLGQFRGGEQLHGHHPHESPAAMTIPLIVLAILSVIGGWIGIPEVLMPNAHSLEHFLDPIFAESAKHAHAHHLDHNTEYMLMGVSVGIAVIAIFYALGRYSKRPELGEPTGFGKVLANKWYVDELYNFIIVKPLNWLGKLLNNFVEKDVLDWTVNGVGRLIGYSSRQVRLLQSGQVGSYVLLMVLGILAFFVIQFFVKK; this comes from the coding sequence ATGAAGAATGTTTTACAATTAGTGTGGTTAATTCCCTTGCTTCCATTGATCGGCTTTTTGATCAATGGCCTGTTGCGTAAACAGCTTTCCAAATCGCTCACCAGCGTTATTGGCAGCGGCGTGATCCTGGGCTCTTTTGTAGTAAGCTTGCTTATCTTCCTGCAGGTAAAGCAAGGCCATACGGCTGTCGTAAACCTGTTTGATTTTATCAGTGTAGGTAAGTTATCCATTCCTTTCTCCTTCCAGGTAGACCAGCTGTCTTCTATTTTTCTGCTGATCATTACCGGTGTGGGTTTTCTGATACATGTATATTCTGCTGCTTACATGCACGAAGAAGAGGGACAGCACTATGCCCGTTATTTTGCTTACCTCAACCTGTTCGTGTTTTCCATGTTGCTGCTCGTACTGGGCTCCAACTATGTGATCATGTTCATCGGTTGGGAAGGTGTGGGACTTTGCTCTTATTTATTGATCGGTTACTGGTTCAAGAATACAGAATATACCAATGCTGCCAAGAAAGCCTTTGTGATGAACCGGATTGGTGACCTTGGCTTCCTGCTGGCCATCTTCTGGCTCGTTAATAAATTTGGTACCGTTACTTATAGTGGTGTATTTAGCCAGGTGGCTGCCGGTGCCGCAACCCTCGATGGCAGTGCTGCTATTGTAGGTATTACCTTGTTGCTGTTTGTTGGTGCTACCGGTAAAAGCGCTCAGATACCTTTATACACCTGGTTGCCGGATGCCATGGCAGGCCCTACTCCTGTATCGGCCCTCATCCACGCAGCTACGATGGTTACAGCTGGTATCTATATGATTGCCCGCAGTAACATCCTGTACACACTGGCTCCTTTCACGCAGGCTATTGTAGCAGTGATCGGATTAGCAACCGCCATATTTGCTGCATCCATTGCCTTAAAACAAAATGATATTAAGAAAGTACTGGCCTATTCTACAGTGAGCCAGTTGGGGTATATGTTCTTGGGTCTTGGAGTTGGTGCTTACACCGGCGCCGTATTCCACGTAATGACACACGCTTTTTTCAAAGCCTTGTTGTTCCTTGGTGCAGGTTCCGTGATCCATGCCATGCACCATGAGCAGGATATCCGCAAGATGGGCGGCCTCAGAAAATACCTGCCCATTACCCATATTACTTTCCTGCTGGGATGTATAGCCATTGCAGGTATTCCTCCTTTCTCCGGCTTCTTCTCCAAAGATGAAATACTGGCTGCCGCTTACGGCGCAAATAAAGTATACTGGATCGTAGGTGTGATCACCGCAGGTATGACCGCCTTTTATATGTTCCGCCTGTATGCCACTACTTTCTTAGGGCAGTTCCGTGGTGGCGAGCAGCTGCATGGACATCATCCCCATGAAAGCCCGGCAGCCATGACCATTCCCCTGATCGTACTGGCTATTCTGAGCGTTATCGGAGGATGGATAGGTATTCCGGAGGTGTTGATGCCTAATGCACACTCCCTGGAGCATTTCCTGGATCCCATCTTTGCCGAATCAGCCAAACATGCACATGCACACCACCTGGACCATAATACCGAATACATGCTCATGGGTGTTTCTGTGGGTATTGCCGTGATCGCTATTTTCTATGCCCTTGGCCGCTACAGCAAGCGCCCTGAGCTGGGAGAGCCTACAGGCTTTGGAAAAGTATTGGCCAACAAATGGTATGTAGACGAACTGTACAATTTCATCATTGTAAAGCCCCTCAACTGGTTGGGCAAGCTCCTGAATAACTTCGTAGAAAAAGATGTGCTCGATTGGACCGTGAATGGAGTGGGACGATTGATCGGCTACAGCAGCCGACAGGTGCGCCTCTTACAGAGTGGCCAGGTAGGCAGCTATGTATTGCTGATGGTACTGGGCATACTCGCCTTTTTTGTGATACAGTTTTTTGTGAAGAAATAA
- a CDS encoding NADH-quinone oxidoreductase subunit NuoE family protein codes for MVFTEDKLKKVQEIIARYPDGKQKSALIPVLHLAQEEFGGWLSAEAMDYVASLLSIEPIEVYEVATFYSMYNLKPVGRYLFEVCQTGPCMLNGSDQIIDYIKEKLGIGVGETTTDGLFTLKTVECLGACGYAPMMQLGKHFREHLTKEKVDQIIEECRNRTTSLN; via the coding sequence ATGGTTTTTACAGAGGACAAACTAAAGAAAGTACAGGAGATCATTGCCCGTTATCCCGATGGTAAGCAGAAGAGTGCTTTGATACCTGTATTGCACCTGGCGCAGGAAGAGTTTGGTGGCTGGTTGAGTGCGGAAGCCATGGACTATGTGGCCTCCCTGCTGAGCATTGAGCCTATTGAGGTGTATGAGGTGGCTACTTTCTATAGTATGTACAATCTGAAACCGGTAGGCCGTTACTTGTTTGAAGTATGCCAAACCGGCCCCTGTATGTTAAATGGCAGTGACCAGATCATTGACTATATAAAAGAAAAACTGGGCATTGGTGTAGGTGAAACTACCACCGATGGCTTGTTTACCCTCAAAACCGTGGAATGCCTGGGAGCCTGTGGCTACGCGCCGATGATGCAATTGGGCAAACATTTTCGCGAGCATCTCACAAAGGAGAAAGTAGACCAGATCATTGAAGAATGCCGTAACAGAACTACTTCACTGAACTGA
- a CDS encoding complex I subunit 4 family protein, with protein sequence MIPVLLIVIPLLSGLAAFFLKGEKGVKTWALLSTVITLAVSLLGLTVLNKAANLHTEVEWLPLLGSKFSVGLDGMGQVLCLLTAVAFPMIFVATWNSSYKNAHNFYAFMLLSQAGLMGVFLAYDALLFYFFWELALIPAYFLCSQWGGEKRIAVTFKFFIYTFIGSLLMLVGIIYLYLHTPDQSFALESFYKAVLTSKEQGWIFWLFFIAFAIKMPVFPFHTWQPDTYEQSPTAVTMVLSGVMVKMGLFGVLRWLAPVLPMATWLNGDTVALLCVIGMIYASLIAMQQDDLKRLIAYSSIAHMGLMCMAIFVTSDQGLQGVMIQMFNHGINIIGMWIVVELIERQMHTRKISELGGLAQKAPGLAIMLVVVALANVALPLTNAFIGEFLLFSGVFNSTVSKVGYVFAAAGGVTIILSAVYTLNMIQRVFFGNTNTLTGAMRDIKFNERFVLGVLVIVILVIGVYPRPFLELTQGSVDTILSRMIIKHPS encoded by the coding sequence ATGATACCTGTTTTACTAATCGTTATCCCGTTGCTGAGTGGTTTGGCGGCTTTCTTCCTTAAAGGGGAGAAAGGGGTGAAGACCTGGGCCTTGTTATCCACGGTGATCACGCTGGCTGTTTCCCTGCTTGGCCTTACGGTCTTGAATAAAGCCGCGAACCTGCATACCGAAGTAGAATGGTTACCCTTGCTGGGCAGTAAGTTTTCAGTAGGGCTCGATGGCATGGGCCAGGTACTTTGCCTGCTCACTGCTGTTGCCTTCCCCATGATCTTTGTGGCTACCTGGAATTCCAGTTATAAGAATGCCCATAATTTCTATGCCTTTATGTTGCTGTCGCAGGCAGGCCTGATGGGCGTATTCCTGGCTTATGACGCCTTGTTGTTCTACTTCTTCTGGGAACTGGCGCTGATACCCGCTTACTTCCTTTGTTCACAATGGGGTGGTGAAAAACGGATCGCTGTTACTTTCAAATTCTTCATTTATACATTCATTGGATCCCTGTTGATGCTGGTAGGTATCATTTACCTCTACCTGCATACACCTGATCAATCCTTTGCACTGGAGTCTTTCTATAAGGCAGTACTTACTTCCAAAGAACAGGGCTGGATCTTCTGGCTGTTCTTTATTGCGTTTGCCATTAAGATGCCCGTATTTCCTTTCCACACCTGGCAGCCCGATACTTACGAACAATCGCCCACGGCCGTGACCATGGTGCTGAGCGGCGTAATGGTGAAAATGGGTCTGTTTGGTGTATTGCGCTGGCTGGCGCCCGTATTGCCGATGGCCACCTGGCTCAATGGTGATACAGTTGCCCTCCTGTGCGTGATCGGAATGATCTATGCTTCCCTGATTGCTATGCAGCAGGATGATCTGAAGCGCCTGATCGCCTACTCCTCTATCGCCCACATGGGATTGATGTGTATGGCTATTTTCGTAACCTCCGATCAGGGATTGCAAGGCGTGATGATCCAAATGTTTAACCACGGCATCAACATCATCGGCATGTGGATCGTGGTAGAACTGATAGAGCGCCAGATGCATACCCGTAAGATATCTGAATTGGGCGGGTTGGCACAGAAAGCGCCGGGCCTGGCCATCATGCTGGTGGTAGTAGCCCTGGCCAATGTTGCCCTTCCCCTGACCAATGCATTCATTGGTGAGTTCCTGTTATTCAGTGGCGTATTTAACTCCACCGTTTCTAAAGTAGGTTATGTGTTTGCAGCAGCAGGCGGGGTTACCATCATCCTCTCTGCCGTGTATACCTTGAACATGATACAACGGGTGTTTTTTGGTAATACCAATACCCTTACCGGCGCTATGCGGGATATAAAGTTCAACGAACGGTTTGTATTGGGAGTACTCGTCATCGTCATCCTGGTGATCGGTGTATACCCCAGACCATTCCTGGAACTTACACAGGGTAGTGTAGATACTATTTTATCAAGAATGATAATTAAACATCCATCATAA
- the nuoF gene encoding NADH-quinone oxidoreductase subunit NuoF gives MGRKLLLEKAHVEGIRTYDVYRREGGYASVEKAFKNMSPDQVTEEVKKSGLRGRGGAGFPTGMKWSFLAKPEGVPRYLVCNADESEPGTFKDRYLMEFIPHLLIEGLIVSSYALGSNRTYIYIRGEYAWIVDILEQAIAEANANGWLGKNILGTGFDCQIYVQRGAGAYICGEETALIESLEGKRGNPRIKPPFPAVKGVWDCPTVVNNVETLAAVVPIINLGGEEYAKIGVGKSTGTKLISACGNINKPGVYEIDMTISVEEFIYSDEYCGGIPKGKRLKACIPGGSSVPILPTNLLLKTAKGDTRMMNYESLADGGFATGTMMGSGGFIVFDEDQCVVRHTLTLARFYRHESCGQCSPCREGTGWMEKILKNIEYGKGKMSDIDLLWDIQRKIEGNTICPLGDAAAWPVAAAIRHFRDEFEWHVLNPVESQSRNFGLAHYADPRPVPVA, from the coding sequence ATGGGCAGAAAATTATTATTAGAAAAGGCGCATGTAGAGGGTATCCGTACCTACGATGTATACCGTCGTGAGGGTGGGTATGCCAGTGTAGAAAAGGCGTTTAAGAACATGAGCCCCGACCAGGTAACAGAAGAAGTGAAGAAGAGTGGTTTGAGAGGCCGTGGTGGTGCAGGTTTCCCTACCGGTATGAAATGGAGCTTTCTGGCCAAACCCGAAGGCGTACCCCGCTACCTGGTATGTAATGCCGATGAATCAGAGCCCGGTACTTTCAAAGACCGGTACCTGATGGAGTTTATCCCCCACCTGCTCATTGAAGGGCTGATCGTTTCTTCTTATGCCCTGGGATCCAATAGAACTTACATTTATATCCGGGGTGAATACGCCTGGATCGTTGACATACTGGAACAAGCCATTGCTGAGGCAAATGCCAACGGCTGGCTTGGAAAGAACATTTTAGGTACAGGCTTCGACTGCCAGATCTATGTGCAGCGTGGGGCCGGTGCTTATATCTGTGGCGAGGAAACTGCCCTGATAGAATCACTCGAAGGCAAGCGCGGCAACCCCCGTATCAAGCCTCCTTTCCCTGCCGTGAAAGGTGTATGGGATTGTCCTACCGTGGTGAACAACGTGGAGACCTTAGCCGCAGTAGTGCCCATCATCAACCTGGGTGGAGAAGAGTATGCCAAGATCGGTGTAGGGAAATCTACCGGCACCAAACTGATCTCTGCCTGTGGCAACATCAACAAACCCGGCGTTTACGAGATCGATATGACCATCTCTGTAGAAGAATTCATTTACAGTGATGAGTATTGTGGTGGTATTCCCAAAGGTAAAAGACTGAAAGCCTGTATACCTGGCGGATCATCTGTTCCTATCCTCCCTACCAACCTGCTGTTGAAAACGGCCAAAGGAGATACACGGATGATGAACTACGAAAGCCTGGCCGACGGTGGCTTTGCTACCGGCACTATGATGGGTAGCGGTGGTTTCATCGTATTTGATGAAGACCAGTGCGTAGTACGCCATACCTTAACACTGGCCCGTTTCTACCGTCACGAAAGCTGTGGACAATGTTCACCCTGCCGTGAAGGAACAGGCTGGATGGAGAAGATCTTAAAGAATATTGAATACGGAAAAGGCAAGATGAGCGATATCGACCTGTTGTGGGATATCCAGCGCAAGATCGAAGGCAATACCATTTGCCCGCTGGGTGATGCAGCCGCCTGGCCGGTGGCAGCAGCTATCCGCCACTTCCGGGATGAGTTTGAATGGCATGTGCTGAACCCTGTAGAAAGCCAGTCAAGGAATTTTGGATTGGCCCATTATGCCGACCCAAGGCCCGTACCCGTGGCTTAA
- a CDS encoding NADH-quinone oxidoreductase subunit C, with translation MALTYEHIKQRLVEKFGEQVKGFEEPYGMLTFEAPKELNLKVLQFLYDDAELQFRFLTDLQAVHYPDDAGRELAVVYHLHNLTENIRLRFKVFTEISRPDVFSAATLYAAANWMERETYDFFGVNFVGHPNLKRILNVDEMDYFPMRKEFPLEDQTRIDKDDEMFGRGGSII, from the coding sequence ATGGCATTGACCTACGAACATATTAAACAACGACTGGTAGAAAAATTTGGCGAACAGGTTAAAGGTTTTGAGGAACCCTATGGTATGCTGACCTTTGAAGCGCCAAAGGAACTGAACTTAAAAGTATTGCAGTTTCTGTATGATGATGCAGAGCTGCAATTCCGTTTTCTGACCGATCTGCAGGCTGTACATTATCCGGATGATGCCGGCCGTGAACTGGCAGTAGTTTATCACCTGCACAACCTTACTGAAAATATACGCCTCCGCTTCAAAGTATTTACAGAGATCAGCAGGCCCGATGTATTCAGCGCAGCTACTTTATATGCAGCTGCCAACTGGATGGAAAGGGAAACCTATGATTTCTTTGGAGTAAACTTTGTAGGCCATCCCAATCTCAAGCGTATCCTGAACGTGGATGAAATGGATTACTTCCCCATGCGGAAAGAGTTTCCGTTGGAAGACCAGACCAGGATCGATAAGGACGATGAGATGTTTGGAAGAGGCGGATCAATAATATAA
- the nuoH gene encoding NADH-quinone oxidoreductase subunit NuoH, protein MYSTLLAFDWLFLIEKLVLIVGIVSISLVIAMYETWAERKVAAFMQDRRGPNRAGPMGLLQPLADGLKLFMKEEIIPNTSNRMLFILGPCLAMLAAMMTSAVIPWGGKIDFFGREVNLQIADINIGILYIFAVVSMGVFGIMIGGWASNNKFSLMAALRGASQAISYELPMGLSLIALLMLTGSLKMSAIVGQQLDGTWNVVYQPLGFLIFLICAFAECNRTPFDLPEAENELNFGYHQEYSSMKLGFYLFAEYINMFISSAVMATLYFGGYDIPGVNDAHLTETVGVNLMALFQALTLFAKIGFFIFLFMWVRWTIPRFRYDQLMNLGWKKLVPLALANMIITAAVVLWLKK, encoded by the coding sequence ATGTATTCTACCTTATTAGCATTTGACTGGTTATTTCTGATCGAGAAACTGGTATTGATCGTAGGCATCGTTTCTATTTCGCTGGTCATAGCGATGTATGAGACCTGGGCCGAGCGTAAGGTAGCAGCGTTTATGCAGGATCGCCGCGGTCCTAACCGCGCAGGCCCCATGGGACTGCTGCAGCCTCTGGCCGACGGTCTGAAACTGTTCATGAAAGAAGAGATCATACCTAACACTTCCAACCGTATGTTGTTCATCCTGGGGCCTTGCCTCGCGATGTTGGCTGCGATGATGACATCGGCCGTGATCCCCTGGGGTGGAAAAATAGATTTCTTTGGCAGGGAAGTAAACTTGCAGATTGCTGATATCAATATTGGCATCCTTTACATATTTGCAGTGGTGAGTATGGGTGTATTTGGCATTATGATCGGCGGATGGGCTTCCAACAATAAGTTCTCCCTGATGGCTGCCCTCCGTGGCGCCTCCCAGGCCATCTCTTATGAACTACCCATGGGATTGTCCCTGATCGCTTTGCTGATGCTGACTGGCTCATTGAAGATGAGCGCCATTGTAGGTCAGCAACTGGATGGTACCTGGAATGTGGTGTACCAGCCACTTGGTTTCCTGATCTTCCTGATCTGTGCGTTTGCCGAGTGTAACCGTACCCCCTTTGACTTGCCGGAGGCAGAGAATGAGCTGAACTTTGGTTACCACCAGGAGTACTCCTCCATGAAACTGGGATTTTATCTTTTTGCGGAATACATCAATATGTTCATCAGCAGCGCGGTAATGGCTACCCTCTACTTTGGCGGGTATGATATTCCGGGTGTGAATGATGCGCATTTGACCGAGACAGTGGGAGTGAACCTGATGGCCCTGTTCCAGGCATTGACTCTCTTTGCCAAGATCGGCTTTTTCATCTTCCTGTTCATGTGGGTACGGTGGACGATCCCCCGCTTCCGCTATGATCAGCTGATGAACCTGGGCTGGAAGAAACTGGTGCCCCTGGCTTTGGCCAATATGATCATTACCGCCGCAGTAGTACTGTGGTTGAAAAAATAA
- a CDS encoding NADH-quinone oxidoreductase subunit D, which produces MSDVIQHSNIRLPEGSIEKQTTTLNLGPTHPATHGVFQNILELDGERIISAEQTVGYIHRAFEKLAERRPLYQITTLTDRLNYCSSPINNMGWHLTCEKLLGVKTPKRVDYLRVIVMELARISDHLICNSIVGVDSGAYTGFLYVMQYRELIYEIYEEICGSRLTTNMGRIGGFERNFTPLAFEKLEKFLKEYPAVLKEFENLFTRNRIFMERTIGAGPIGAERALNYGFTGPNLRAAGVDYDVRVHSPYSSYEDFDFEVPVGSTGDCYDRYLVRNQEMWQSLRIIEQAYQKVQSFKGAEAEVFHADVPEYYLPEKKDVYTKMEALIWHFKIIMGEIDIPKGELYFPVEGGNGELGFYLISDGGRTPYRLHFRRPCFIYYQAYEELTKGAMLSDAIIVMSSLNLIAGELDA; this is translated from the coding sequence ATGTCTGACGTAATACAACATTCAAATATCCGGCTTCCGGAAGGCTCCATTGAAAAGCAAACCACCACGTTGAACCTGGGGCCTACCCACCCGGCTACACACGGTGTATTTCAGAATATCCTAGAACTGGATGGTGAACGCATTATCTCTGCCGAACAAACCGTGGGGTATATCCACCGTGCTTTTGAAAAGCTGGCAGAACGCAGACCCTTATACCAGATCACCACCCTCACGGACCGTCTCAATTATTGTTCTTCTCCCATCAATAACATGGGCTGGCACCTCACCTGCGAAAAGCTGTTGGGTGTTAAAACGCCCAAACGTGTAGATTACCTGCGGGTGATCGTGATGGAGCTGGCACGTATTTCAGATCACCTGATCTGTAACTCTATTGTGGGTGTGGACAGTGGCGCCTATACCGGCTTCCTCTACGTAATGCAATACCGTGAGCTGATCTATGAGATCTATGAAGAGATCTGCGGATCACGCCTCACTACCAATATGGGTCGTATTGGTGGTTTCGAAAGAAACTTTACCCCCCTGGCTTTTGAAAAACTGGAGAAGTTCCTGAAAGAATACCCGGCTGTGTTGAAAGAGTTTGAAAACCTCTTCACCCGCAACCGCATCTTCATGGAGCGTACCATCGGTGCCGGACCTATCGGCGCTGAAAGAGCCCTGAACTATGGCTTCACTGGCCCCAACCTGCGGGCTGCCGGCGTTGATTATGATGTGCGTGTTCATTCTCCCTATAGCAGCTATGAAGATTTCGATTTCGAAGTACCCGTAGGCTCTACCGGTGATTGTTACGATCGTTACCTGGTGCGCAACCAGGAAATGTGGCAATCACTGCGCATTATTGAACAGGCTTACCAGAAGGTACAGTCATTCAAAGGCGCAGAAGCAGAAGTATTCCATGCCGATGTACCCGAATATTACTTACCGGAGAAGAAAGATGTATACACCAAGATGGAAGCCCTCATCTGGCATTTCAAGATCATCATGGGTGAGATTGATATACCAAAGGGCGAATTGTATTTCCCCGTAGAGGGAGGCAATGGTGAACTGGGCTTTTACCTCATCAGTGATGGAGGCCGTACACCGTATCGCCTGCATTTCCGTCGCCCTTGCTTTATTTATTACCAGGCTTATGAAGAGCTGACCAAGGGCGCCATGCTGAGTGATGCCATCATTGTGATGAGTAGCCTGAACCTGATTGCAGGAGAGTTAGACGCTTAA
- the nuoK gene encoding NADH-quinone oxidoreductase subunit NuoK, with protein sequence MNIEYYIVLSIALFCIGIAGVLTRRNAIIIFMCIELMLNAVNLLLVAFSKMHHLKGVAANPNAGIDGQLFVFFIMVVAAAEVSVGLAIIVMMYRNVHSVDVNFLNRLKH encoded by the coding sequence ATGAATATTGAATATTATATCGTTTTGTCCATTGCGCTGTTTTGCATCGGTATTGCCGGTGTATTGACACGCCGTAATGCCATTATCATCTTTATGTGCATTGAGCTGATGCTAAATGCCGTGAATTTGCTGTTGGTGGCATTCTCAAAAATGCACCACCTCAAAGGGGTGGCTGCCAATCCCAATGCAGGGATTGATGGACAACTGTTTGTGTTTTTTATCATGGTGGTTGCAGCCGCTGAGGTAAGTGTGGGACTGGCCATCATAGTAATGATGTACCGGAATGTGCATTCAGTAGACGTTAATTTCCTTAACCGGTTGAAACACTGA